The segment agagatacaattcaataatattcttctCCGATATTTTTCACATTCATTATAGAAGAATATTGTTGCCTTTCCTCTGCCATCTGTTGATTATATTCTTCGTTTTACTAATGTACTATATTTATTCTCTTATATTTGTTTTACTtccatgaaaaattaaaagaaaattgccTACTGAAATTATACACATGTCTGCACGTGTGCATACTTGCATCACCTTGTAGTGGGATGTAATCAGTTCTCAATTTTATTGAGGAGCTGACCGAAGATCTTGTTGGTGGCTGCTTTTGtttgttatatttatattaacttaaataatttcTTGTTATTTAGGCTAAGAAAAGAAATGCTTGAATCACTTGGTATATATACCGGAGTCTTTGACTTCCACTTAGTTATTCTATGAGCTTGCTTGAGCACATTTTTGTGAGGTTCTTCAGGATGTGTATGAAAGGTCTTATTTACTTACATGGATTGATGTAATATATTTGCTTCATAGATATATGATTATTGTTGTTTGTCTAATCTACTTATCCTTGATTACATTTATCGAAGTTTATGATTTTTCTGCATGATACATACCTGTAAAAATGTATGTCTTTTTTGGATAAACTAATATAAACATGTAAAGATAAATGATAAACCTGTATGTCATATATAATAGACACGATGTAAAGTATCTTATGTCATACCATAGTTTAACTAgtagtaaaatattttatgaagtaGGTAATGTTACATGCTAATTCCTACATGATTTTCCTTTTGTAACAAGTGCACAAGTATAATTTTGCAATCATTTAACTTTTCACAGTAAATATTATATGaatgaaaagaaaagtgacATCAAGACTCGTGGGGATGTCATTTTGAATTAGTGAATTTGGTGAGAAGTACGATACATCTCGGAAAAGGTTGCATCTGCTAAGACAAAGTACTTATGTGTAGTAGGATCATAACAGTTGTTATCCTTTTGGGACGAGAGTACCCAAAAAGATATATTTGATGGACTTGGTTGAAGTTTGTCATTTTGGTTCAAGATCCTAGACCCAAACACTCATGGACATAGAGGAAACCAAGGTTGATCCTGATAAAATATTGAGAACTCTTGTGTTAATAGAAGAAAACATGCGATTGACTAGCTAACAAACTGTCAGAATGACATCAGCCAAAGGCGAAGCTCAACATGAGCGTTAATCGTTAATGTTCGAGAAGTATCGATCAGATGCCTATTTTATGTTCAACAACCCCATGTTCATGAGGAGTAAATGCACAAGATGATATACGTAGAATATCTTGTGGAGGCATAAGGGAAGAGATAGgtgaagaaaaatattcttgTGCATTGTCACTGGTTAGTTTCGTTATAGAAACACTAAGCTGGTTACAAATTTCAACACAAAAGACTTGAAAGATAGAAAACAAGTcaaatctattttatttttttgataatcgTGGTGTCTGGGCCAGCTTGCGTGCACCTAGTGCACTAAGAATATTCGTCATCAAAAGTGATAATACTAAAATCTGAAGTAGACTGACACAACTTGGATCCCATATATCTGATAGGACAATAATGGAGATACAACCCTATTGTTAATTTATTTCAGAAAAGAGTTGTGAGTGTTTTCCAAGCTGACATGATTCATACTCTAAAGAAGACAGACAAAAAAGACCGTTGGATGTCCTAAACAACTATGAAGAATATCAGGAGAGGTAGCATAACTAAAAGTGATAGGTGTGTTCTGATTGGATAATTGGTACAAGCTGTGTGACTTATGTCTTATTCTAATCATCTATTTGGCATTCCCTGTTGTAAGTTTTGGTACCAAAATTGTACAAACTTATTCATTCatagatatacatatttttagtGTAGAAAACTGAACTAACTGGCAATCAAATCCCTTGGTTGTGGCAGATTTGAGAATCAAGGGATGATTTTATTGATCTAATATCCTAACCTATTCAATATCATAACAGATATGGTTTTATAagatcaatttaaattttacaaaatcagATCTGATCACACTTAGATATTTACAAATCAACACTCCCCATCAAGTTGGCATGTAAATATCTGTCATGCCTAACTTGCTTACAAGAATTTCAAAGTTTGGTTTGAACAAGCCTTGTGTGAAAATATCTGCAATTTGCTCATTTGTTGTGATGAAAGGCATGCACACGTTTccttcttcaatcttctcttTTATGAAGTGTGTCCACTTCAACATGCTTTGTTCTTTCATGTTGGATTGGATTGTGAGCAATACTTATGGCGGAATTGGTAACACAAACAACCTTTTTAGTTCTTCCATCATTTTTTTGAGCCAAATCATTTCATAGATCCCATGGGCCATAGATCGATATTCAACTTCAACACTGCTACTGGCTACAACATTTACTTTTTACTCCTCCAAGTCACGAGGTTTCCCCAGATAAACAATATCCTGATGTAGACCTCCCATCAATAGTAGATTCTGCCCAATCTGCATCTGTAAAACTTTCAATGCCTCCAAGTCCAGGATTTCCCCAGATGTAGACCTCCTATCAATAGTAGAACCAGACCAATCTGCATTTGTAAAGCTTTCAATGCCTCTATCTTCAccttttctgaaaaataatcctTTTCCTGGTGAACTTCTCAGATATCTTAGAATCCTCCAACCTGTACACCGCTTCTGGGTGCTCCTCCTTCGGAGAGTGCATAAATTGACTCACTAAGCTTATAACAAAAGATATATCAAGTCGAGTATGTGATAAGTAGATCAACTTTCCCACTAGTCTGTGATATTGACTTTGGTCAACCAaaattaacttctttttttccccaaattttatatttggatcAATAGGTGTTTCAGCTGGAAGACAACAACTCATGCCTGTCTCTTTTAGAAAATCTAGTACATACTTTCTTTGTGACACCATAATACCTTCTTTTGATCTTGCTACTTCCATGccaagaaaatatttcaactaACCTAAATCTTTGATCTCGAGTTCTGAGGCCAATTGTGTCTTCAAATTTGTATAGGGTTTTGGGCAAAGGTTTAAGCACCTTTTAGATGCTTGTAAAGTTTCCAACTTAGCACCTTTTTCTGGGATGGCTAAGTTTTCATTGAATAAAATTGTTACTTGTCTAGAAAAGGAAAGCAAGAAAATGCGCTCATGCAGAATGATTCACGCGTGGTGATTCTGGAAGATTGAAGAGCAGTCCAGTGTCACCCCAACAAAATAGACGCATGCATCAAGGCAGTTTGCCAACGAGCGAAGACGATTGCTCAAGAAAGGTAGGCCGCCTTTATATGTTTGTGGGACGGTAGGCCACCTGGGGGTCGAGGGCTGCTATTTGTACTTTGCTCAGGTCATCCCTAAGAGAGGCTATTTCAAGTATCTGTGGTCTTTTAGTTCAAGGTAATGAGGAGATCGAcgatgactttacatgttgtaTTGGTGCGAGATGGGCGAATGGAGGCTCACCTCTAGAGTCTTGTATGTTAAGAAGGTACCGCCAAAACTTAAAGGAAAATTCTATATAGTGGTGGTTAGATAAGTATATTGTATGAGACAGAGTGTTGGCCAGTCAAGAATTCACATGTTCAGAAGATAAAAGTTGCGGAAAGGAGAATGTTGAGGTGGATGTGTGTGCATATTAGGAGAGATAAAATTAGGAATGGAGATATTATGGAGATGTTGGGAGTGGTTTTCACAGCGGTTAAGATGAGGGAAGCGAGACTGAGATGGTTTAGGTATGTGAAAAGAAGATGTATAGATGCCTCGTTGGTGAGAAAGGTTGGCAGTGATAGTATAGGATAGATAGAGGCAAGCTGAAGTAGTATTGAGGGAGGTGATTAGACAGGATGACACATCTTAATCTTATTGAGGATATGACCTTAGATAAGAGGGTCTAGAGGCGCAATGTAGGGTAGAAGGTTAGTTGGTAGTTGAGCATGCTCTTGCTTTACTGTGGATCGGATTGATGGCCGTACTTGGACTTTCTTTCTTACCAGTGGTATTGTTACTATTCTCATAGCTTCTTGTTTTTTGATTTCATTTATCACATGTGTTTTTTGTGCTTCGGTTATCACATTATTTTGTCGTAATTACAGTTCTTTCCTTGGTGTTTGTTGTGTACTACTCTTATTTCACATTATTTCGTTGTGTTTCTACTGTCATTTTTGTATTCCCTTTTTCAAACGGCTTGGAAATGCTTAATTTTAAGCTGAGGGTCTATAAGAAAAGCTTCTCTATCTATCTGTATGAGGTAGAGATAAGGTCCGTGTACACTCTATCCTCCTCAGACTttacttgtgggattacacggggtatgttattgttgttattagaAGAATAAGGATGTATACTAAGCTTGTTTTGAACTTGTAAATATGGCTTTTGTGGTGAAGATTTATGTAGTGTTACCTTTCTTAAAAAAGAGAGATACAATGATTCTAAAAAACTATCCGAGACGCATTGTCATTTAACTGGTCTAAGAGTTTCTTATACACATTTTAGAGCTTTTGTATTGactttttctttctcaaaatcaCTCACTTTCTTTTCCGTTGCTATGCCTAACTAAGTTGCTCGAACTCAGTGTGGGTGTCTGATATGGGTGCAGATCTAGAGGTCGGATCCTCTATGACCTAAATTTTAGGTTTCGGGCATACAGATCCATGTCTGGATACGAGTGCGGGGATATGACTAAAAATAGAGTTATAAAACctaaattatgagatattatgtAGAGAGCTCGAGGAGAAAATAAGGATCAAGAGGAGAATCTTGGAAAGAGATAAAGGAAAGGGATCTTTACTCTTTTGGTGTAAAGTAAGAGCCAAAAGAGATGGTGGAGATTGATTTACTCATGTATATGGTGGTCCGAATGGAGGGAGAGAAATGCCAGATGTTTCGAAGATAGGTCCAATTCCATTCATAAAGTCAAATGGAATTGTATTGTATCTTTACTCTTTTGATGTAAACAATTATGTATAGAAGATATTGGTCAGATTATAGATCTGATAGGGAGACTGTAGTTTAACTTTTTGGTGTTGGTCAGCATATCCTTAATGCAGAAGAATACAAACTTacctatttcaaaaaaaaaaagaagataaagggTAGGGGGTGGCAatagaaatttatatatacaaacgttttccattttcatcaacttcaatttatatataaaagaaaagttttgattATAGAAATCATTAAATCTGTCCAAAATTTCACCCTAATTTGGTCGATGTATCCAAAACTGGTTGACCAAATCGGGTACGAATCCCACAGCCACAGCCACAGCCACACCCATGTTGTGCCGACACGGGTGCGGCACCGAAGtgaagagtctgagcaactTAGATGCCTAAGCTTGGTTGGTCATCCTTCCAAATTTTTGATATGGATATATGCTGATAATTTTGATTTCAGTTGTCTTAGTTTGTTCTAAAGTGATATGGGTTTAGATCTTTTGTAAATTTACTAAGTATACCCGCTCGATCAGGTGTTTCATCTTCAGCAGATTGCGAGGAGCAAATATCAGAACTTGAAAGTCTTCTTGATTCCCAGGTAATCTTCTGGCAAACCCTGTCACATTATTGCAGGTGGGTAGCTGGTCTCTTAGCCCTAGTTAGAGTGGTGGTTCCTAATGTATCAGtatattgtttttcttcttgtataGGTATATACACTCGAGAACAGGGTGGAGCTGGATGAATTTGTTCCCTCTGCTAAGGAGACTTGTAAATTCTATGATCCAATAGTGTTTTCAAATACAGAATTAAAGGCAAAGTTGGAATTTTCATGGTCAAAGGTAAAAGCCCATATGCAGATATCATATCAAATAGGACAGTGTAGGATATTATTGTTAAATAACTGATATAGCCCTTACATTTTACTCTATCTCCATTTGGCTCTTAAtgcttattttttctttcatatccCCAATTCTTTAGATTTTGAAATCAAGGGCAACCTCTTTTCATTGCTCACTatgaacaaaatattattttgaggGAGAAGTAAACGTTTAGAAATgggaaagaaaaattaagagaatgtGCAAAGACAATTCTCTTATACCTAAAAGCATATATGCACATTTTACAATATACACATCCAATAGGAGACTTCAcatgttattatatatgtacaTTCTTAATAGCTAACTGCTGTTCTGAAGTTGGTGTATATATATCGTATGTAGCTAACctgttatatatataattagttcATCACCAACAAGGAACTTGGTGAATATTTTGCAAGTTTGTCGTTTGACTAGGCAAACTTAGTGATAGTGTATCATGACAGTAATTTTTCTTTGGTAAAATGATAGTCAATTTTGACGTGCTTGGTCCTCTTATAAAACACAAGATCAATGCAACATGAAGCCCGACACAGAACTTCAAGAAAATTTGACCAAAAAAGGGAACACCCAGCTACTGTCTCAATGGAAGGACTCACAAGCTGGAAAACCTGTTGGAACTCGCTGAAAAATTGCCAGAAAATCTaccaaaatattgaaagttATCGGAACTTGAAGAAAATTGTATGGGTGAGCTTGGAATATCCCGATGACCCTGATAGGAAACAGGATTGATCGAAAAGGTGTTCGGTAACTGGCTCACACGTCTGCCGCATGATGTAAATCTCGCCAGAGAAGATTGCTTCTGATGGCATGTGGGAGCGCGTGCAATGGTTTCTATCTGTGGGGTTTTGTGGGTTATTGTTGCAGGAGAGTGAGGGACCCCGTGGTGGTGTTGGTTTTCGTTCAATACTGACAACATGAAGTTGACACAAAACAACCCAAGAAAGTTGCCAAAATTTGATGCACAAAGACTGTCTTGACTAAATTTTCTTGCCTGATGTTCCCCACAAATACTCTGTAATCTTTGGGCCTAACTCAACTCAAAATCTAGCTCAAAGGGGTGAGGATTGCCAAAGATCATATAAAGAGACCAGATCATCATCCTTCTGATGTGGGACTCAACATTAACAAAAAGCAGGGAGCATTGTGGACACTTTACTTGACATGTTATGGTAAAAGGAAAGACAgtgaaaaaaacataaagtttTGCGAGTTGGGTTTAGTTTTTGGGAATTGTCTGTAGGTATTATCTTTGTTAGAATAGAAATAAGTATTTATAAGTATTTCCtacttagaataggaataggaataagaatagaaataagaataggaataggaatccTAGTCGGAAAAGGGTTCcaatgtagtgtctataaataaGGTCTCAATGTAACAATTAATACACACAATTCAATTATATTCTTCCAATATATTtcttacatggtatcagagcattggtgAGAATTTCAAGTCACCGGTGTCAAATTTCGGTGAAGACGGTAGGATTGATTTGTGTCATCTTTCATTCTGAAAGTGTTGTGCAAAAGACAACACCGTCACGAGGCTCGGGAAGCTCAAGCGACCAAACCCCAGCCAGACCCCCCATAAAATACCCTCCAACGCGTCCCCGCGCGCCGATCGGAGGTGGGAATTTTTCGGTGAGATCTGCTCACGCATCGGTGCGTGAGTGCTGCTCCAGTCATTTTTTTTCGAGCAATTTTATTCCGTTGGGTCGCCTTGTATTTCCACAAGAACCTGGGCAGTTTTCTCCAAATCCGATCACCGGAGTTAGGGTTACGATAATTTTCAAGCAATTTTCGGCAAGTTTTCGGCAAAATTAGAACTTTTAGGCCATTGTAGGTAGATTCCGGCAATTTCAGCAagtttcttactcttttcaagccccccccccccccaaaNNNNNNNNNNNNNNNNNNNNNNNNNNNNNNNNNNNNNNNNNNNNNNNNNNNNNNNNNNNNNNNNNNNNNNNNNNNNNNNNNNNNNNNNNNNNNNNNNNNNNNNNNNNNNNNNNNNNNNNNNNNNNNNNNNNNNNNNNNNNNNNNNNNNNNNNNNNNNNNNNNNNNNNNNNNNNNNNNNNNNccccccccccccccccaaaaaaaaaaaaaaacaaaaaaaaaacaaaaacaaatgtcTTTCAAGTGTGATGGAAGTTCAAGCGTTACAATCACTCCAGAACCGTTAATGGGAAGTTTGAACTATTTAGCTTGGGGGCTTCTTTAGTTGAGTTGTGGTTCAAGGTGTTCAAGATCATTTAACAAACAATGCTTGTGTCGTAGATGAAAAGACAAAGTCTAGTGACGATGATGCAAAAGCCAAATCAAAATGGGAGAAagctaagttgctcggactcgggTGCGGGTATCCGAGACGGATGCGAATCCGAGAGTCGGATTCGGCGAAATCCAAATTTTAAGATTCGTGGGTGCGAATTCGAGTATGGATACGGGTGCGGGGATACGGctaaaaatttcaatattataaaaatatagttatgaAGATATTCTAAATTTGAGAGATATATTGTGATAAACTTACATGTATTTTGTAGAATTCTATCTTTTGTTCTTCAAGATGAGATTACTCTTCCACTCTTCCTACAAAGACAcaacaaaatagaaactaaacaTTAAAAGAATTTACAAATCACAATAGAATAAATATAACTAAAAGAATCAATAAAAATTGGAAAGAAGAACTAACCTTAGAACATGGATAGTAATAACTCTTGAAAGTTGAAACAAAGTGAAAAGTTAAGAAAACACTACAATTATTAAAATTCAAGAGATACACAAAGATATTTATCCATAATTTAGATATTCATAATTACTAATCAATATTCAATACACCAAGCAAAAGTGTAAAACATACTATTGAACAAAAAACAAGAGATTGTCTCAACTTAATtcataacttaaaattaacataacaacaaaatattgtcaattatcaagttatttaattaagttagctATCTCTTCCAcatcttcttcaacttcttccaaatcttcaaactcttccTCAAATATCACACCTTCAATTTGAGGGTCATCTATTGAAAGCTCGGTTAGATCATTAGTTGTCTCATCAATATCAAACCGATCTccacctaaaataaatttaaaagaataaatatattagaAGATCTtgtataaaaagaaaagaacaccatttaaactaaataattgaagaaaatatagACATACCAACATCCCAATATTTGCTTGGCCCATTTATATATTTCTCTTTCTTGCGAGACAACAATCGGAGATTATAATGTACAAACACTAAATCTTCGGCTCTTGAAGTTGCTAACTTATTTCTCTTGATATTGTGAATCAAAGAATATGTACTCCAATTTCTTTCACAACAAGAGGAAGAAGCCGGTTGAGTAAGCAACTTGTAAGCTAATTGTTGCAAAAGTGGAGCCGAGACCCCGTGATTTGCCCACCAAGAAAGAGAATCTTCATACATCATAGCGTCAATCACATGAGGCTCACTAAAATAGCCATTTCCGCTACAAAAGGATCCATACTCCAATGAGGCTTGTTTNNNNNNNNNNNNNNNNNNNNNNNNNNNNNNNNNNNNNNNNNNNNNNNNNNNNNNNNNNNNNNNNNNNNNNNNNNNNNNNNNNNNNNNNNNNNNNNNNNNNNNNNNNNNNNNNNNNNNNNNNNNNNNNNNNNNNNNNNNNNNNNNNNNNNNNNNNNNNNNNNNNNNNNNNNNNNNNNNNNNNNNNNNNNNNNNNNNNNNNNNNNNNNNNNNNNNNNNNNNNNNNNNNNNNNNNNNNNNNNNNNNNNNNNNNNNNNNNNNNNNNNNNNNNNNNNNNNNNNNNNNNNNNNNNNNNNNNNNNNNNNNNNNNNNNNNNNNNNNNNNNNNNNNNNNNNNNNNNNNNNNNNNNNNNNNNNNNNNNNNNNNNNNNNNNNNNNNNNNNNNNNNNNNNNNNNNNNNNNNNNNNNNNNNNNNNNNNNNNNNNNNNNNNNNNNNNNNNNNNNNNNNNNNNNNNNNNNNNNNNNNNNNNNNNNNNNNNNNNNNNNNNNNNNNNNNNNNNNNNNNNNNNNNNNNNNNNNNNNNNNNNNNNNNNNNNNNNNNNNNNNNNNNNNNNNNNNNNNNNNNNNNNNNNNNNNNNNNNNNNNNNNNNNNNNNNNNNNNNNNNNNNNNNNNNNNNNNNNNNNNNNNNNNNNNNNNNNNNNNNNNNNNNNNNNNNNNNNNNNNNNNNNNNNNNNNNNNNNNNNNNNNNNNNNNNNNNNNNNNNNNNNNNNNNNNNNNNNNNNNNNNNNNNNNNNNNNNNNNNNNNNNNNNNNNNNNNNNNNNNNNNNNNNNNNNNNNNNNNNNNNNNNNNNNNNNNNNNNNNNNNNNNNNAAGAATTAAGTGATCTAGCGAGACATGATCCTTGATTTGGACATAGTATTGTGCGTGAAACTATATATATCTATACATATTTCTAGTATTTCGATAGTTCGAAACTTGTAATGATAGAAAGAATCAAAAGATCTAGTAAGACAGGATCCTTAAAGCGTTTGTATTGATATGAAGAATTAAGTGATTAGTGAGTAATGTGACATGATCTGGATAAATTATTagcatttatttaggaatattTACATAATAGTAGTAATATTAATCAGTAATTATTTCATGTAAGTAATTTTTTACACATAAAGcggttttgaaataaaaatctcTATAATATTGTTAGATCCCATTTTTCAATCCAATTTGTCCAATTTATATggacaaaatatttatctttcgAAATATTGTTCCTTTCTCTCCttttctaatatttatatttctattttctttatacatgtaaattgtaatatttgttcatttttcaaGATGACAACaagttttataaaaattttatttaattttttaatactataaattataataattaataatttaaaattttaaaaaatatattaaaaattgagCTGATTTGCTAAATTTGATTTACTATGTAAAAGGACAAAggatgcaatatatatatatatatatatatatacatatatatatatatatatattaatttctaaTCTATTACTTATTATGTCTTGATAAATTCTAGTCAATCCAACTTTACGAGAGATAAACAAATGAGTAGCTAATTCAATGATTTATAGTATTTGAGACCGTATTTAAATTTagatttatgtgatatttatattgatattaatatgattaaatttgaatttgaatccTCGaagataaatttcaaatattctaTCATAATTCGTCTTGTCTTTGTGCATTCCctttgttttttcttctctctttaaAAGCTatactttttaatattaatcattaatatagaaattcaataattttgattaattatataaagtttattcaaaaattttaattaaaattaattaatttaaattcataaagGTAAAATCTCTTTAAAAACAGTGAAAGGATGTATTTCATCCCATTATAAATTCATAGAtacttttttcataaattaaatgaattatattcttGTTACATGATTTATATCCTCAACTttccttaaaataaaataaaagctgtattgattttattaactttaaaatggagtaaataaaataaaagttgtaTTGATTTTATATGTGGCTCTTCCACACTCCAAATAACAagtcaatattaaaaaaaaattaatatttaatcttTTTCCAACTTCCAAGAAAAAAGCTGATCCTAGAAAAAAGGGTTTTGAAACTTTCAATAAAAGTACATCTCTTCTcaactcttcttcttcctcttctcaactcttcttcttctctcttctcaaCTGTCAACTCTTCTTCTCTTTCGCCGGCGATGTCGCCGGCGACTTGCCGGCGTTGTCgccataaaaataattttctcttctctcttctctgtACTTTTTTCAAGCTTTGTACTCTTTACGTCGtcggaaattgattttttcttccCCAATCTTTTCTCGGCTGCGGTCAAAGCGTCCGGATTCGATTGACCAAATCCGACACGCACCCGCACCCGCACCAGAGTCGTGTCGAGACGGGTTCGCCTGCAAAAATGAAGAGTCCGCGCAACTTAGGGAGAAAGTGGATGCCCAATTATGTAGTCTCCTTTGGCGCTCTATTGATTCTAAGTTGATGCCCTTGTTTCGCCCATTCCAGACATGTTATTTAGTTTTGGAAAAGGCACGTGCTTTTTACACTAATGACATATCTCGATTCTATGATGTGATTATCTCGGATGACCAACTTAAAGAAACAAGAATACGATATGTCTACTCATTTGGGACAAGTACAGGCAGTCATGGAGGAATTTGAAACATTGATGCTTATCACTACAAACGTGGAAAAACAACAAGAGCAAAGGCAAACATTGTTTTCTAGTTCTTACACTTGCTGGACTTCCTACTGACCATAACTCTGTACGTGACCAGGTTCTAGCCAGTCCTACAGTTCCCttaattgatgaattattcTCTCGTCTGATTCTTCTTGCTGCACCTCCCAGTCACAAAGAAGTTTCATCACCCATTGTTGACTCCTCTTTTCTCGCTTCTCAAACCACAGAAAAGCGTACATACCAGTCTATGGAGAATCGTCGAGGGGGAGGGCATTTTGGGAAACCTCGATCTAAGTGTAGTCATTGTCATAAACTTGGACACATGTGACATATGTTATATTTTGCATGGTCCACCACCCAGTTATGATCCTATTTTTCTAAAGGAATATAATGAATTCCTTCGAAATTGCGCAAGTAAATAGACATCTTCACTAGTAGCATATGGTGCTCAACCTAATTAACCATCCAATAATGCTCATATTGCTCAGGCAGAATATGATGAGTTACTTCAGTATTGTGCAAATAAGCAAACGTCTCCACAAGTAATTTCGGTTGCACAACCTGATGTGTCTGTTGCGGGTAATTCTTTTGCTTGTGTGTCGCAATTAGTATCTGTTATCCACTTTTATTCGATATTGTTTATTCACGATCTCTTCCATCTATTACTTTAGCCAATGGGATCCAGACAAAACCAAAAGGGGTTGGAAAAGCCAAACCCCTATCTTTTCTCACCCTAGACTCTGTTCTTTATGTCCCTGGTTCTCCTTTTGATCTAGCATCTATTAGTCGTTTGACGAAAGCCGTACATTGTAGCATAACCTTTTTCGATG is part of the Solanum pennellii chromosome 8, SPENNV200 genome and harbors:
- the LOC114078369 gene encoding uncharacterized protein LOC114078369, which encodes MMYEDSLSWWANHGVSAPLLQQLAYKLLTQPASSSCCERNWSTYSLIHNIKRNKLATSRAEDLVFVHYNLRLLSRKKEKYINGPSKYWDVGGDRFDIDETTNDLTELSIDDPQIEGVIFEEEFEDLEEVEEDVEEIANLIK